A region from the Halobacillus mangrovi genome encodes:
- a CDS encoding L-lactate permease, with translation MNTGTLALLSLLPIAAVGVFLVGLRWPASKAMPISYIVAVLLALFVWQVPGVTVAAASVNGLVVAATLLYIIFGAILLLNTLQESGGLKTIREGFVGVSPDRRIQVIIIAWLFGSFIEGSAGFGTPAAVAVPLLVGLGFPAMAAVVAGMVIQSTPVSFGAVGTPILVGVQTGLAADASITDNFLSLVTMVGGRVAILHAIVGTLVPLFVVALMTRFFGKNKSFSEGIKVWKFALFAALAMTIPYVIVANVLGPEFPSMVGGLVGLAIVVPAAKKGFLMPPKEEYWDFDDQSKWDPSWTGKIEIKDVAHKSGKMSMVRAWTPYILVGLFLVLTRLKSLPFLEWIKSWNVTFPSLFGTDITASFQPLYLPGTIFVIVSLLTFAIHQMNGQSYKKAWAHSGKTMIPASAALVFTVPMVQVFLNSGGGTAGFESMPIELANGVAALTGDFWPLFSSFVGGMGAFIAGSNTVSNMMFSLFQYDVGSQMGVDATWIVALQAVGGAAGNMICVHNVVAACAVVGLVGQEGNIIRKTLLPFVYYATFAGALGYSIVWTAEKGIFNIGTIIVAIITTLAVYIIATNKRRDPVRNLENQKRYKAVK, from the coding sequence ATGAACACCGGAACTTTAGCGTTATTATCTCTTTTACCGATTGCTGCTGTAGGTGTTTTTCTCGTAGGTCTCAGGTGGCCGGCAAGTAAAGCGATGCCGATTTCGTACATAGTTGCCGTTTTACTCGCTTTGTTTGTGTGGCAAGTACCTGGAGTTACTGTCGCTGCTGCCTCAGTCAATGGATTGGTTGTTGCTGCTACACTTCTTTATATCATCTTCGGCGCGATACTTTTATTGAACACGTTGCAAGAAAGTGGCGGGCTAAAGACGATCCGAGAAGGATTTGTTGGCGTCTCTCCAGATAGAAGGATTCAGGTGATCATCATAGCCTGGCTGTTTGGTTCTTTTATAGAAGGATCTGCTGGATTCGGAACGCCGGCAGCTGTAGCTGTTCCTTTACTTGTTGGACTTGGTTTTCCTGCAATGGCCGCTGTTGTCGCTGGAATGGTCATCCAAAGTACACCTGTTTCATTCGGTGCGGTAGGTACGCCGATTCTTGTCGGGGTTCAGACAGGATTAGCTGCTGATGCAAGTATTACCGATAATTTTCTTAGCCTCGTTACAATGGTCGGAGGACGGGTCGCCATTCTCCATGCGATTGTCGGAACGCTTGTCCCACTGTTCGTTGTTGCTCTTATGACTAGGTTTTTCGGGAAAAACAAATCATTCAGTGAAGGAATTAAAGTTTGGAAATTCGCTCTATTTGCTGCATTAGCCATGACTATTCCTTATGTTATCGTCGCTAATGTGCTTGGTCCAGAATTTCCTTCAATGGTTGGAGGTCTCGTTGGTCTAGCTATTGTTGTCCCTGCAGCAAAAAAAGGATTCTTGATGCCGCCTAAAGAGGAGTATTGGGATTTTGATGATCAATCAAAATGGGACCCATCCTGGACGGGTAAAATTGAGATTAAAGATGTTGCGCACAAAAGCGGTAAGATGTCTATGGTACGGGCATGGACACCATATATTTTAGTTGGTTTATTCCTAGTTTTGACACGTCTGAAGTCATTGCCGTTTCTTGAGTGGATTAAGTCATGGAATGTGACGTTTCCATCTTTATTCGGAACGGACATAACGGCGAGCTTCCAACCGCTTTATCTGCCGGGAACGATTTTTGTCATCGTTTCTCTACTTACATTTGCTATTCACCAGATGAATGGACAGTCCTATAAAAAAGCTTGGGCCCATTCAGGGAAAACGATGATCCCAGCCTCGGCAGCACTTGTGTTTACAGTGCCGATGGTTCAGGTTTTCCTGAATTCAGGAGGGGGTACGGCAGGTTTTGAGAGCATGCCGATCGAGCTTGCCAACGGAGTTGCGGCCTTGACTGGAGACTTTTGGCCATTATTCTCCTCTTTTGTAGGAGGCATGGGGGCCTTTATTGCAGGAAGTAATACCGTCAGTAATATGATGTTTTCTCTATTTCAATACGATGTAGGCTCGCAAATGGGAGTAGATGCCACCTGGATTGTTGCCCTTCAAGCCGTAGGAGGAGCTGCAGGCAATATGATTTGTGTGCATAACGTCGTTGCTGCTTGTGCAGTCGTAGGTCTTGTCGGACAAGAAGGAAACATCATAAGAAAAACGCTGCTTCCATTCGTTTACTATGCCACCTTTGCAGGGGCGCTCGGGTATTCGATTGTTTGGACGGCGGAAAAAGGAATCTTCAATATTGGTACGATCATTGTAGCCATCATTACAACGCTGGCTGTTTATATTATCGCTACGAATAAAAGAAGAGATCCAGTTCGTAATCTTGAAAATCAAAAACGGTATAAAGCCGTTAAATAG
- a CDS encoding fumarylacetoacetate hydrolase family protein: MKFTRFTHKGEIHYGVVTGDDISVIEGDLYEDWSYSGEVLPLEQVQLLAPVEPSKIIGIGANYVGSTEERPEELPEIPVFFFKPSSSMIGPEAEIIIPDLVGEVKFESELAVVIGKETRNVAEEDVLDHIFGYTIGNDVTAPQFFHEDGHWTVGKSFDTFTPIGPYIETELDPSQVSVKADINGVETQNSPTNLMIVPLAHMVSYLSKVMTLEPGDVILTGSPLGAHFVKNQDVIECKIDEIGTLRNRTIKSSVSVES; this comes from the coding sequence ATGAAATTTACGAGATTTACACATAAAGGTGAGATCCATTACGGAGTAGTAACAGGTGATGATATCAGTGTGATTGAGGGAGATTTATACGAGGATTGGAGTTATTCCGGTGAAGTGCTTCCGCTCGAGCAAGTGCAGTTGTTAGCACCAGTTGAACCGAGCAAAATTATCGGGATCGGTGCCAACTACGTAGGCAGCACAGAGGAAAGACCAGAAGAGCTGCCGGAAATCCCCGTATTTTTCTTCAAGCCTTCTTCGTCTATGATTGGACCCGAAGCGGAAATTATCATTCCTGACTTGGTGGGCGAAGTGAAGTTTGAATCAGAATTGGCGGTTGTTATTGGCAAAGAAACCCGCAACGTGGCTGAAGAAGATGTACTGGATCATATTTTTGGGTACACCATTGGAAACGATGTGACAGCTCCTCAATTTTTCCATGAAGATGGGCATTGGACCGTAGGGAAGTCGTTCGATACGTTCACGCCTATTGGTCCATATATCGAAACAGAGCTGGATCCTTCTCAGGTTTCTGTGAAAGCAGATATCAATGGTGTTGAAACACAAAACAGCCCGACGAACCTGATGATTGTGCCGCTTGCCCATATGGTATCTTATTTATCAAAAGTTATGACGCTGGAGCCTGGTGATGTCATCTTGACAGGAAGTCCTTTAGGGGCACACTTTGTGAAAAACCAAGATGTGATTGAGTGCAAGATTGATGAAATAGGTACGTTGAGAAACCGAACGATCAAGTCCTCGGTTTCAGTAGAATCGTAG
- a CDS encoding GerAB/ArcD/ProY family transporter, which translates to MNIQLTKYQLFTVTTNFVIFSSILMAPALTVVAAKQDGWLSMLLALIIGLLLNFVYVLLLRKHQYPSLFSLIDRAAGKWMGTLLNIVLMFYALHLAAMVVRNLSNFIVSSVFPNAHPWTYQVLLIGLVAFTALHGVRNLFLLNELLSPLLFFIVGGSLLLIIKDFSFIELKPIFYTPFPSFFKGAYATLGFPFIEALLLGNFFHYVQRKKQLSVVYLSGLLFGGLTLVIAVLLIIGNDGAYIVARETYPTYSVLRDIEFTTIFERIEILIALAWITGLFFKTTVCFLVVMMGFKHLSNSKSYRPFIVPIAILIWAMSNHLHKTVMDFSNFVTSSWTLYWITLYCVLIIVFLIGFLRKKKQSGQGQQPGNDHSSMQKARP; encoded by the coding sequence ATGAACATTCAATTAACAAAATACCAGTTGTTTACGGTAACCACAAACTTTGTCATCTTCAGCTCCATCTTGATGGCTCCAGCGTTGACCGTGGTAGCTGCAAAGCAGGATGGCTGGCTCTCTATGCTTCTTGCGTTGATTATTGGTCTGTTACTGAATTTTGTTTATGTTCTCCTTTTACGAAAACACCAGTACCCTTCTTTGTTCAGTCTAATTGACCGCGCTGCTGGTAAATGGATGGGTACCTTATTGAATATTGTGCTTATGTTCTATGCACTCCATCTTGCGGCTATGGTTGTAAGAAACTTGAGTAATTTCATCGTCTCCAGTGTATTTCCCAATGCTCATCCCTGGACTTATCAAGTTCTGTTGATTGGGCTTGTAGCATTTACGGCCCTCCACGGTGTAAGAAACTTATTTCTCTTAAACGAATTGTTATCGCCGCTGCTTTTTTTCATCGTTGGGGGATCTTTGCTCTTGATCATCAAAGATTTCAGTTTTATTGAATTAAAACCTATCTTCTACACTCCTTTCCCTTCATTTTTCAAAGGAGCCTATGCGACACTAGGCTTCCCCTTTATTGAAGCTTTGTTATTAGGGAATTTCTTTCACTATGTTCAACGTAAGAAACAGTTGTCTGTTGTTTACTTATCCGGGCTCCTTTTTGGAGGCCTCACTCTTGTCATTGCCGTATTGCTTATCATTGGAAACGACGGGGCTTATATTGTGGCAAGGGAGACCTATCCTACTTATTCGGTTTTGAGAGATATAGAATTTACCACCATCTTTGAAAGAATTGAAATCTTAATCGCACTTGCCTGGATCACAGGACTATTTTTCAAAACTACCGTCTGTTTCCTTGTCGTAATGATGGGATTTAAACACCTATCCAATTCGAAGAGCTACAGACCTTTTATCGTTCCCATTGCCATTTTAATCTGGGCAATGAGTAACCATCTTCACAAGACAGTTATGGATTTCAGCAATTTTGTGACGTCGAGCTGGACGTTGTACTGGATTACACTGTATTGTGTACTAATAATTGTCTTCCTAATTGGGTTTTTGAGGAAGAAAAAACAATCAGGACAGGGACAGCAACCAGGAAACGATCACTCTTCTATGCAAAAAGCCAGGCCTTGA